Proteins found in one Oncorhynchus mykiss isolate Arlee chromosome 3, USDA_OmykA_1.1, whole genome shotgun sequence genomic segment:
- the LOC110513504 gene encoding interleukin enhancer-binding factor 2 homolog, giving the protein MRWRSRWRQYTVGCSLSLNLKKEEEESTPTNKPTQPVRTLLAAEVHIFHIDFKEVSTTSHIMRGERGRGRGGRFGVRGGGPVPGFRPFVPHIPFDLYVCEIAFPRLKPAPDETAFSEALLKRNQDLGPTSVEQSSILSLVTKITNVIDNFIVSAGADEVEIEEMRQVGSYKKGTMTTGHNVADLAVILKILPSVETVTALGTKVVETLRTQDPSEVLSMLPNETGFEISSADATVKILIATVPHNMRKLEPDVHIDMKLLQNSLAAVRHARWFEENASHSTVKVLVRLLKDLRIRFPGFEPLTPWMLDLLGHSAVMNNPSRQPLALNVAFRRSLQMLSSGLFLPGSAGIADPCENGHYRVFTVMNLEQQDMVCLTAQTLVRLLSHGGYMKILGLDGDASHLVVETSTWDGVTVKPSEKAYEKMPEVELEVDDDDDDDDDAEMESMDTKEVMDTKE; this is encoded by the exons ATGCGTTGGAGAAG taggtggcggcaataCACAGTAGGTTGTAGTCTGTCATTAAACctcaaaaaagaagaagaagaatccaCACCCACTAACAAGCCAACGCAGCCGGTTCGAACACTCCTAGCAGCAGAAGTGCACATTTTCCATATCGATTTCAAGGAAGTTTCCACAACGTCTCACATAATGAG AGGCGAGAGGGGTCGAGGCCGTGGTGGCCGTTTTGGGGTTCGGGGGGGAGGACCTGTGCCAGG ATTTCGCCCATTTGTCCCTCACATCCCCTTTGACCTCTACGTG TGTGAAATAGCCTTCCCTCGTCTGAAGCCTGCCCCTGATGAGACAGCCTTCAGTGAGGCTCTACTGAAGAGGAACCAGGACCTTGGCCCCACCTCTGTTGAACAG TCATCCATCTTGTCACTGGTCACCAAAATTACCAACGTCATTGACAACTTCATCGTTTCAGCTGGGGCTGATGAAGTG GAAATTGAGGAAATGAGACAGGTAGGCTCCTACAAGAAAGGCACCATGACAACAGGACACAATGTTGCAGACCTTGCTGTCATTCTGAAGATATTGCCTTCTG TGGAGACAGTGACCGCTCTGGGAACCAAGGTGGTGGAGACCCTACGCACACAGGACCCTTCGGAAG TACTCTCCATGCTGCCCAACGAGACGGGCTTTGAGATCAGTTCGGCCGACGCCACCGTGAAGATCCTCATTGCCACCGTGCCCCACAACATGCGCAAGCTGGAGCCTGATGTGCACA TCGATATGAAGCTCCTGCAGAACTCCCTGGCTGCTGTTCGCCACGCTCGCTGGTTTGAAGAAAATGCCTCCCACTCCAC GGTGAAGGTCCTGGTCCGTTTGCTGAAGGACCTGAGGATCCGCTTCCCAGGGTTTGAACCCCTTACCCCCTGGATGTTGGACTTACTG GGTCACTCTGCAGTCATGAACAACCCCAGCAGACAGCCGCTAGCCCTCAATGTGGCCTTCAGGCGGAGCTTGCAGATGCTGTCATCAGGACTTTTCTTGCCTGGTTCAGCTGGAATTGCAGACCCCTGTGAGAATGGACACTACCGTGTATTCACTGTCATGAACCTGGAGCAACAG GACATGGTGTGCCTCACTGCTCAGACCCTGGTGAGGTTGCTGTCTCATGGCGGCTACATGAAGATTCTGGGTCTGGATGGAGACGCTAGCC ATCTAGTGGTGGAGACATCCACGTGGGATGGAGTGACAGTGAAGCCTTCTGAGAAGGCATATGAGAAGATGCCGGAGGTGGAATTGGAggtggatgatgatgatgatgatgatgatgatgcagaAATGGAGAGCATGGATACTAAAGAGGTCATGGACACTAAAGAGTGA